A part of Brassica rapa cultivar Chiifu-401-42 chromosome A05, CAAS_Brap_v3.01, whole genome shotgun sequence genomic DNA contains:
- the LOC103867415 gene encoding transcription factor bHLH53, whose translation MSSMDCLSHFFDWDQPIQLQDCFIPDVDITILETDNFFFQSQPQLQFQQPLFQEEAPLELTDLDYFCDQFLPPQETCLPYPKSEIFNETHDLDSFLPAPKLQKLVNSSYHCNPNFFNYYQELDLAPEPSIFPEFRVPDFPLEFKVDRGDEDRSHGTKKPTLSSQSIAARERRRRIAEKTHELTKLIPGGQKLNTAEMFQAAAKYVKFLQSQVGILQMMQTAKKTHTSDVEIETRVLLGSQAIQEKLSTDEVCLVPCEMVRDLASEESIWRNPMIFREINKLLSTNLAN comes from the exons ATGTCATCAATGGATTGTTTAAGCCACTTCTTTGACTGGGATCAACCTATCCAGCTCCAGGATTGCTTCATTCCCGATGTGGATATAACTATCCTCGAAACCGACAATTTCTTCTTCCAATCTCAACCGCAACTGCAGTTTCAACAGCCATTGTTTCAAGAAGAAGCTCCTTTAGAGCTAACTGACTTGGACTATTTCTGCGACCAGTTTCTTCCTCCCCAAGAAACCTGTCTGCCTTACCCTAAAAGTGAAATCTTCAACGAAACACACGACCTAGATTCGTTCCTCCCCGCGCCAAAACTCCAGAAACTGGTTAACTCAAGCTACCATTGTAACCCTAATTTCTTTAACTATTACCAAGAACTTGATTTAGCTCCAGAACCTTCCATCTTCCCGGAGTTTCGAGTTCCAGATTTCCCCTTAGAGTTCAAGGTAGACCGAGGAGATGAAGACCGCAGTCACGGCACCAAGAAACCAACGCTTTCATCTCAGAGCATCGCAGCTCgggagagaaggagaagaattGCGGAAAAGACTCACGAGCTCACGAAACTCATCCCAGGTGGTCAGAAACTCAACACAGCCGAGATGTTCCAGGCCGCCGCTAAGTATGTCAAGTTCTTGCAAAGCCAAGTTGGGATTCTCCAAATGATGCAGACCGCAAAGAAG ACGCATACGTCTGATGTGGAAATAGAAACTCGTGTTTTGCTTGGATCACAAGCAATCCAGGAGAAGCTATCAACGGATGAAGTATGTTTGGTTCCGTGTGAAATGGTTCGGGATCTAGCAAGTGAAGAATCCATTTGGAGAAACCCTATGATTTTTCGAGAGATCAACAAGTTACTGTCTACAAATCTGGCTAACTAG
- the LOC103867416 gene encoding berberine bridge enzyme-like 16: protein MKILSPISILYLIYLITIPRVSSSSPSLTVPHHFLQCLDTQPSDHGSPNSATAVIPTNSSFSANLMSAVRNLRFASASNRKPEAIVAALTETHIRATISCCKLLNLELRVRSGGHDYEGFSYTSPVPFVILDMYNFHKIDINMADETVWVQAGASLGELYYNIASKSKVHAFPAGVCPKVGAGGHFSGGGFGNLMRKYGLSIDHIIDAQIMDANGKVYRDRRSMGEDVFWALRGGGGGSYGVILAWKIKLVRVPEKVTVFKLERTVREGAVDLVHKWQQVAPVIDRDLFIRLEIKPINRKISKGKTIKVSFIGMFLGTPERLLNITKKKFPELHLTTSDCLVKKWIDSVVFWANYPEKAPIEILLKRISANEYYWKRTSDFVQTPISKEGLATIFQTMIDHSPLPRRVWMQWNPWGGRMGEIPSDATAFVHRGGNLFMIEHFMNWYRPGDELEEKFLAIARSFKEAMAPYVSKNPREAFFNYRDVDIGITTPGYNATYEGAKVYGEKYFKGNYLRLVKTKAQFDRTNFFRSQQGIPVLA, encoded by the coding sequence atgaaaatcttGTCACCTATCTCCATACTCTATCTCATCTATCTTATCACAATCCCACGAGTCTCCTCATCATCACCATCGTTAACCGTTCCCCACCATTTCCTCCAATGTCTCGACACTCAACCCTCCGACCACGGCAGTCCTAACTCCGCAACCGCCGTCATCCCCACAAACTCATCATTCTCCGCAAACCTGATGAGCGCCGTCAGAAACCTCCGGTTCGCTTCTGCCTCCAACAGAAAACCGGAAGCCATCGTCGCCGCCCTCACCGAGACCCACATCAGAGCAACAATCTCCTGCTGCAAGCTCCTCAACCTCGAGCTAAGAGTCCGCAGCGGCGGCCACGACTACGAAGGCTTCTCCTACACCTCCCCGGTCCCCTTCGTGATCCTAGACATGTACAACTTCCACAAGATCGACATCAACATGGCCGACGAGACCGTGTGGGTCCAAGCCGGGGCCTCTCTCGGGGAGCTTTACTACAACATTGCCAGCAAAAGCAAAGTCCACGCGTTTCCCGCCGGAGTGTGCCCCAAAGTCGGCGCCGGGGGGCATTTCAGCGGCGGAGGGTTCGGTAACCTCATGAGGAAGTACGGTTTGTCGATAGACCATATCATCGACGCGCAGATCATGGACGCCAACGGGAAGGTCTACCGCGACAGACGCTCGATGGGAGAAGACGTGTTCTGGGCGTTACGCGGCGGAGGCGGCGGGAGCTACGGCGTGATCCTCGCGTGGAAGATAAAGCTCGTTAGGGTTCCGGAGAAGGTCACCGTCTTTAAACTTGAGAGGACGGTGAGAGAAGGAGCCGTTGACTTGGTTCACAAGTGGCAGCAAGTGGCTCCGGTTATCGATAGAGATTTATTTATCCGGTTAGAGATTAAACCGATAAACCGGAAAATATCCAAAGGAAAGACTATTAAAGTCTCATTCATAGGAATGTTTCTCGGTACCCCGGAGAGACTCTTAAACATAACGAAAAAGAAGTTCCCGGAGCTACACTTAACGACGTCGGATTGCTTGGTGAAGAAGTGGATAGACTCGGTGGTCTTCTGGGCGAACTACCCCGAAAAGGCACCGATAGAGATTCTCCTCAAGAGGATCTCAGCGAACGAGTATTACTGGAAACGAACGTCAGACTTTGTTCAAACTCCTATCTCAAAAGAGGGTCTGGCAACGATTTTTCAGACAATGATCGACCACTCGCCGCTTCCGCGGCGAGTGTGGATGCAGTGGAACCCATGGGGAGGGAGAATGGGTGAGATTCCCTCTGATGCGACGGCGTTTGTTCATAGAGGAGGTAACTTGTTCATGATAGAGCATTTCATGAACTGGTATAGACCTGGGGATGAGCTTGAGGAGAAGTTCTTGGCGATAGCGAGAAGCTTTAAAGAAGCGATGGCTCCTTACGTTTCCAAGAACCCGAGAGAGGCTTTCTTTAACTACAGAGACGTTGATATTGGTATCACGACGCCGGGGTATAATGCGACATACGAAGGAGCTAAGGTTTATGGGGAAAAGTATTTCAAAGGGAACTACTTGAGGTTGGTTAAGACTAAAGCCCAGTTCGACCGGACTAATTTTTTCCGGTCTCAGCAAGGGATTCCGGTTCTTGCTTAG